The Pseudanabaena yagii GIHE-NHR1 genome segment CTTCGCTCATCCAAAAAGTCAGGCTTCCTCTTTGTTTTAGCCCTGCGTTATACTCTGTCCAGTTGCGGATCTCATGTTTCTGTGTCATTTGCTGGGACTCCATCTCCTGATTTTTATCTAATTTACCTTCTCTTCCCCTTTTTATGCAACAACGCCATCTAAATTTATAATTTATAGGAGCAATGCTCAAAAGAATGATCTATCTTTTGAGTAAGTTAAGTGATGTAATTTCGACTGCACCTTGCAAAACAGTTCAACCAGAAAGCTTCATCACTTGCTTCCCATGTAGCTTTTAAAATGTCAAAAGTAAAAGCGTTGCTTAGCAACGCTTTTACTTTTGACATTTGAGAGAGGGTTTGCTTAGCAAACCCTCTCTCAAAGATCGCTTCAAATTATCCCGAACTAGCGTTTACTAGCTTGAATTATTTAATGTGAGTACGATAGTGCTATTTGCGAGATGCTTCGCATCCCTTCATGTTTTCGTTGAACTGACGTTTATTTTAGGAACGCTATATTTCTTTGTATTTATATATACAGAAACTTCCTTTTCACTAACCTTAAATAGAGGTTAGTCTTGTATACAGTATACATATTTATCCTTGCAAAGCAATAATGCGTCATATTTTTCAGAAGCAACTAAACAGAATTTTACTTATTGCCGCCTCGACTACGATTCTTGTAGCTTGTAATTCTGCTCCTCCTAGCAACACAAGCACTAATACAGTTTCTGGAGACAAGACTTCAGCACCAGCTACATCTCAAGCAGCTACTAGCCCTGACAAGAAAGGGAAGCAAGCCATTCGAGTACAATTGCCTTTTTTGAAACAAAGCCTTGATGCACCGCTAATTGTAGCGATTGAAAAGGGATACTTTGCGGAAGAAGGTTTAGATGTTAGTTACGAACGTGGGTTTGGGAATGCTGACACAATTAGCAAACTCGGGACTGGTAAGTATGATTTAGCGTTTAGCGATATGTATAACGCGATGGAGTTCAACGACAAAAATCCTAATGACAAAATTATTGCCGTTGCCATCTATCAAAACAAAGCTCCCTTCTCAATTGTTACTTTTAAAGCAAATGGTATTAAAAGTCCTGCGGAGTTAGTAGGTAAGAAACTAGGTGCTCCTGCTGGAGATGGTCCTCGCAAACTCTTTCCTCTTTTTGCTAAGGAAGTAAAAATTGCACCCGATTCGGTAACTTGGGAAACAATGGAACCAAAACTGCGTGAAACTTTTTTACTTCAAGGTAAAGTGGATGCGGTGAGCGGATTTTATACTTCTGTTGTGCCTTCTTTAATTAAGGGAGGAAAAACGATGGATGATATTCAGATCTTCTTCTACGACGAGTTTGGTTTGGATTTCTATGGCAATGGTATTTTAGCGAAGAAAGACTTTGCTGATAAAAACCCTGAAGCAATTAAGTCATTTCTAAAAGCATACTTCCGTGGAATGCAGGAAGTTATTAAAGATCCTACTGCTGCATTGGATTTAGTTGTTTCTACAGATCAGAGCAAGCTGATGGATCGCGAAGCAGAAAAGCTGCGTTTGAAGCTAGCAATCGAGAGGATGTATGTTACCCCAGAAGTAGAAGCTGCTGGTTTTGGAGGTGCTGACATGAAGCGTTTAGAAAAGAGCATCACCCAGACTGTTGAAGGATTTAAGTTGAAGCCTGTAACAGTTGCAGATATTTTTACCGATAAATTTCTACCACCTAAAGACAAAAGATTGGTTCCTTCGGCTAGCGATCGCAAACCATTGCTCTAAATTCCTTTGCTCCCCAACGATAAAATGGTACAGCCTCTAACATCTAGTTCTACCGAAAGCATTTCGCCTTCTATGCCCTTGCTGGAATTTGACAAGATCGGTTTAGAATATCCATTTGGTGATTCGATTCGTCGAATTATTCAAGAAATTACTCTCAGTATCAAACCAGGTGAGTTTGTTTCATTCGTTGGTCCAAGCGGATGTGGTAAGACTTCGATTTTGCGAATGGTTTCAGGATTGAGTCCTACCAAAATTGGTGAATTACGGTGTCATGGTCAACCTGTAACTAAACCTCTCAAAAATGTAGGCATTGCATTCCAAAATCCTGTGCTCCTTCCTTGGCGACGCACTATAGATAATGTATTGCTGCCATTAGAGGTAGTGCATCCCTATAAGCGCGATTTTAAAGTTAATCATGCTCATTATGTGGACATGGCTCAAAAGTTGTTACAAGCTGTAGGTTTAAAAGATTTTCAGCAACAATTTCCTTGGCAATTGTCGGGAGGAATGCGTCAGAGAGCTTCACTTTGTCGTTCTTTAATCCATCAGCCTGAGATATTGTTGCTAGATGAGCCTTTTGGTGCTTTGGATGCTTTTACTCGCGAAGAAATGTGGGTGATGCTGCAAGATTTGTGGATGCAAGCAAAATGCGTTGGTATCTTGATTACCCATGATTTGCGAGAAGCCGTCTTTTTGTCAGATACAGTCTATGTTATGAGTCCACGTCCGAGCGAAATCGCCTTTGAACTAAAAATTGATCTGCCTCGTCCGAGAACGCTAGAAATGTGTCTCAGTGATGAATTTGCTCATCTAGCAGCAGAGCTCCGTCGCCATATTCATAAGAATTAATCACTCATTCCATGAGCAACTTAACTCGTTAAGTTGCTCATTCCATTTCAAAGACTTTTGATAATTAGTATTGTTTATGTTGATGAGGGTTAGATATGCAAGGGACTGTAGATAATGTGAGGCGAGCACCTAAAAAATTTGATTTTGATGCTTTTTTAAATACCAAAGCTGCGACTGTCATTTTGCCAGCGATCGCTACAGTTGTATTATTTATAGTTTGGGAAGCAGCAGTATGGATTTTTCAAATTAAGCCCTTTAACTTACCAGCTCCTAGCGATATTTTAAAAGCTTATGTTAAATTTGCACCGCAACTAATGGAAAATTCTTGGCGAACGGTTTGGACAACTTTCGCAGGATTTATTATTGCTAGTGTTATCGGAGTAGTGTTAGGTTTTTTGATCGGTTACTCCCGATTTATTTATCTGACGTTCTATCCATTACTAGTTGCCTTCAATACCATTCCTAAGTCAGCGCTAGTACCATTGCTAGCAGTTTGGTTCGGAGCAAATGCCATTCCTGCGATCGTCACTGCTTTTTTACTAGCCTTTTTCCCGATCGCAGTTAATGTGGCTTTAGGCTTAGAGACCATTGAGCCAGAAATGAAAGATGTTTTATATGCTTTAGGGGCATCAGATTTTGAGATTTTCCAGAAAGTGGGATGGCCGCATACCTTACCCTATGTATTTGCTTCTCTCAAGATTGCCGTTTCGTTTTCCTTTATCGGAGCTGTAATCGCTGAATCGATCGCCTCTAATGCAGGTTTAGGTTATTTGATTGTACAAGCCGCATCAGACTTTAATGTACCACTAGCCTTTGCAGCACTAATTACTCTGGCTATTTTAGGAGTAATGCTCTATTCATTATTCGTAGCCATAGAAAAGAAAGTAATCTATTGGGCAAGATAGAGATAAATCTAAATAAAAAAAGGCTCGCTTAGCGAGCCTTTTTTTATTTAGATTTAGGCGCAGGCAACCATGCCCAATGGCGATAGTTTTGATGGAGGTGTTCTTGGGGTTCATTACCTTTCAGTTCATCTTCAAATCTTTGGCGATCGCGATACTCGCTATTCCGTTGCTGTTTTTGAGTTTCACGAAGAGTCTTCATCTTTTTTAATTTCACAACTTAAGCTTTATATTTGTATTATAAACTACAAATGTTGTAGCAATGCCAAGAATATGTTTGTATTCGATGACATATAGCCATAGTCACCTGTATCAGGACAAATTAAAAACCAAATATTGTAAGGCGGCGCGAAGACAATATTTGGTTTTTATGTCCTAACAAGAATGGTGACAGACATAAAAGCAAAAGAGAGTTGCAGTGCTTTGCACTGCAACTCTCTTTTGCTTTTACGTCATGTGGGACATGAATAAAGGTTTTATAGTAAAATCTTTATTCATGTCCGACTAAACTCTCGTTTGATTAGAAGCTAAACTGAGTGCGGAGGTTACCAACAAATACCGTTGGATTTGTTGAAAAACTATTGGGGTTAAAGATGGCATAAAAAGCAGGGACAATCGCAATGTTTTTACTGATTGGATAGTAGTAAGACATCTCCAAATCATATTGAGTTGCGCCATCGCCACCGCCAGATACAAGAAAATTACGTCCACTAGAGTAGCTGTAGGGCACGACAAAGGAAAGAACACCTAAAGCCCCTTCCTTAAATAAATCTGGGAATCCCAGTCCAAATTGGAAAGCATTCACATTAATACTTCCACCAGCAATCGCAGGATTGATTGGTGCAATATTTGTACTACCGTAGGAGTAACGACCAAATATACCAAAACCTTTAGAAATTAACCAATCAAAGTTCAAGATAATTGTGTCGGCTGTTGCATTGTTAATTCCTCCACCTTGACCATCATCAGCAATCCCATAGGGCAAAGGCTCAGCCGTTGCACCACCAATGCGATTGTTGTTAGTCTTGATATTGGAGCGAGTATACAAAAAGCGGATATTGGCATCGCGGCTGGGTGAATATACTAACTCCGCCGTTAGAGTATTTGTGCCACCAAATAAGCCTTGTTGAGGATTACTTGAAGTGTTGAAGTTAGGGTTAGCGGCAGATAGAAACTCTGTATTTTCGCCTAAATAGGCAGCAGTTAACTTAAATTGAGAATCGATTGTCCAAGTTACTACCGCTCCTGAACCGCGATCAACAGCATTGGAAAGAGTACTGCCATTGGAGTTAAAACTAGTGGCTCCTGTCAAAAAGTTAGTAAAGCGATTACCATCAAAATAACGATAGAAGTTCAAACGCGGACCAATCGCTATATTGACATTGCTAGCTACAGGGAAACTATAGAATAGTTCCCGAATGTTAAATACATTGGCTGTTGGTACACCTGTTTGATCAAGGAATGGCGTTCCCCAAGAATTGGTATATCCCGCCGATGCAAAGTTGTTAGCGGGAGAGTTCCCATTGCCTGTGACTAATTGGGTAACCAGCGCGTCTTTGCCCGTGAAGGAAGTTGTTAAATTTAGAAATAGATAATATCCAAAAGTAATATTGGGACGTTGAGTGACAACTCGTGAAGGCTGTCTAGTAACTGGATCACGAGTTGGTGTAGCGAGTATATTAGTTGCACTAACACGCTCAGCAATTACATCGCCTGAAGCAGCAGCGCCAGTGAGGTTAAAGAATGCTAAACCGCTCAATTTAGTGGTTGGAGAAAACTGCTGTGCTTCGAGAGTGGCAACTTTTTTGTCAAGGGTATCAATGCGTCCACGGAGAGTTGCAAGCTCAGCGGCAAACTCCTCTTGGAGTTTTCTCAATGTTGCGAGATCTTCTTTAGATACTTTATCGGCTAGACCTGCGGAGATAATTTCATTGATTTTATCTAAACAAGCGTTTAAGCCAGCCGCAAATTCATAGCGGGCTAGAGCTTTACCACCACGGAAAGTACTATTTGGATAACCAGCAATACATCCATAACGTTCTACTAGAGATTGGAGAGCCGTGAATGCCCAGTCAGTAGGTCGTACATCCGATAATTGCGAAACAGAAGTAACTGCGGAAACTTCCGTCGGCTCAACCAGTTTATCTACTTCTAAATTTGTGATGGAAGATGATGCCGATGACAAATTTTGTTGGAGCGTGACTGCGGCTTCTTGGCGATCAATTAGATTACTAATCGAGGTGGGAGCCAATGTTGATGGATTGCTTGATAAATTTGCTGTTGATAGATTAACAGAAGAATCTTTGGGTGAAATATTAGAAGCTTGAGGTGCAGCTTGTGCAGATGCATCAGAAAAAATAGACAGCGCGACAAACATCGCCAGACATGAAAGCGAACTATTGAAAGCCTTTGACATAACTCCTCAAACCAGTGATATGAGCGACAGACTAAAAATCGCAACAGTCTGGATGCTGTATACAGTATCCAGACTGTTGCGATTAAACTTTAGATTTGAGATCAATTTCTGTATTCCAAATCACAAAGGTATAGAAGTTTAAGTTTTAACGGAAGTAAAATAATATGGTTATCCGTGCCTTGCTATGCAAGTCACAGATAACAAAAAACGGGAAGAATTGCTAGCAATTCTTCCCGTTTTTTGCTTTAGTCGAACTGACTTTAGTTAACACGAGTTCGGGATAATTTGAAACGGTCTTTGAAAATTAACCCGAACTGATGTTAGTTTAGTGAAATTCAAAACCCAAATAGTGTAGGGCGGCGCTTCGCGCCACCCTACACTATTTGGGTTTTATGTCGACAGGTATATTTTCAATTTTGCATACTAGCCGAAAGAGAAGCTTTTCGTCTCTTTCGGGTTAATTTGAGCGTAATTGTTCTAATTCAGAACGCAAACTTGCTAGCTGCTGTGTGAGTTCTGCAATCTCATCACGCATACTCGCTTTTACCTTTTGCTCAACCTTTTCCGTAGACTGATCAACTCCGTTGTCATCAACGGTTTTCGCAGTAGTAGTTACTGTGGTCAAACCTGTTGATTCCGAATCATTGGGAGACTTGCCGCTAACCTGCTGAGCAATAAAGCTATCCACATAGCTACGTGCTTCTGCCTCTGTTGTCACACCTTTCTCTGCAAGTGCTTGGGTAACTTCATCAAAATTACGCCCCAACAATCTCAAATTTTCTTCGCGTTTGATGGGATCTTGGATTACCTCAATTAATGATGATGTTGCACCTAGTGTGACGTAGTAGCCCCTTTGCAAAAGCTTTTCTAAGTCGATGGTATCCATAAAACTCCTGCAAATGTGTAGTTTTGTAATATATTCTAATCGATATTTTAGAAGTTCGTTCAAAGTGCTTTGCTTTGCAAAGCACTTTGAATTTAAGGCTTTAAAACATTGGCTGGAAACTGACCCTGTACATTTCCCGCAGGGCTGTAATGACAGACCACGTAGAAAGCGTTAAATCTTGTACCATTAAGCGTTTTCGTTCCTTTTGCCGTACCACAGCCTAACTGGTTACTAGACTTCCACACCACCTGTGTGAAATGTCCTGTCGCGGAAGAAAATCCGGGGGCAGAATAATTGTATTGCTTCACCTCGTTATACCAAGAATCTACGGCATTCTTAGCAAGAGCATCTGGAGCGATCACAGATGCGGTTGTGTAGTAAACATATAGATTTTCCCCAGCACCATTGCGTTGAGAAGACGAGCTATGGGTAAATGTCCCCGTTGTAGCTAGCTGATTTGCCCAATTTTGGGCTGTGCTATTGGTGGAATTATTGATAACCATGGCAGGACTACGATGGATACCCCGATAAGTATTGTGCTTCGACAATGCAGTACTGCGAAAAGTAGTCAAGCTAGTCGTTTGTGCAGATGCGACATCGCAACTCAGAACGATTAGTGGCGCAATGGTGGCTAATCCTGCCAGAGTCGAACTGATATATCTTTGCTGATTGATTAACATTTCGTAAAAAACACCAAATTTATTTAGTAGACATTCTAGCTTTTCTTTGAATATGGATGATTGAACCACAAATCTCAATCTGAATCAAAACCAGATAATATGTTACAAGCCTTGATTTATAAGGTTTTTAATATATCTAGAAGAAGGATATGCGGCGTATATCCTTACCCAATATAAGGACCACCTATTATTTTTATGAACACCATGAGTTCAACTGCTCAATTAGATCAGCAATTAGAAGAAAAAATTATTTTAGTCGATACTAGCGATCGCCAGATTGGGACTGCTGAGAAATTACAGGTACACCGTGACGGACTGTTGCATCGTGCCTTTTCGATTTTCGTGTTGAATTCCCAAGGACAGCTTTTGCTACAAAGACGCGCCAAGCATAAATATCATTCAGGTGGACTCTGGACAAATACCTGTTGTAGTCATCCTCGCAATGAGGAAACAACTTTGCTTGCCGCCCATCGTCGTCTGCAAGAGGAAATGGGCTTTGATTGTGACTTGAAGGAGTTGTTTAGTTTTGTCTATCGTGCTGAGTTAGATAATGATTTGATTGAGTATGAGTTTGATCATGTGTTTGTCGGTTATAGCGATCGCGAGCCAATTCTCAACCCTGATGAAGCCGATGATTGGAAATGGATAGATTTACAGGTTTTACAAACAGATATTCGCGAACATTCCGAAGCCTATACCTATTGGCTACGCGATTGCTGCGATCGCTTCATTGCTGCCCTATAGCAGTTTTCATTTTGCCATCGGCAAAATGAAAACTCCAAAACCTTACTGTGATTGATTTTCGGCTTTCAAACGAGTATGTACTTATTTGAAAACCGCTATAACTGTAGAATGCGTTAATGTAACGCATAAAGCAAGCCACATTCTAAGTTTACCTGCACCAACTGACTATGGAGGAAAATTATGGATACTTATTCCGAAGAACAGGTTGATCAGATTCTCCGCTATGCTCTCGCCAAGAGAACTAATGGTCAAAACCTCACCAAACAGCAGATATACGAGATTGCCTCAGATATGGGTGTGAGTGAAGCTGATTTCCTCGCCGCAGTACAGGAATGGCAATCTAAGCAATTTGTACGCAAGGAGCAAGTGGAATTCGATAAATATAAAAAGAAGTCTTTTAAATCGAATTTGTTGAAATTTGCGATCGTCAATTCTTTTTTAGTGGCGTTAAACTTATTTACCTCTGGTCAAATTGGGTGGGAAGTTTATCTACTTGTATTTTGGGGCTTAGGCGTAGCACTAGACGCATGGGTGACCTATCAAACCGATAGTGAAGAATATGAAAAACAATTTCAAAAATGGATGCAAAAACAAAAACGCGATCGCTTAACTGCTCAAATTACAGGCAAATTAACGACTAGCCTCGAAGAATGGTTGAAATAATTTAAGGAAGCATTGCGAAGCAATGCTTCCTTAAATATAAACCGCAATGGGAACACGCTTAAAGGCAGGTGTGCCGCAATGTTCGTCAATGGGAGCGCTAAAAATCGCATTGACTTCGGGATAAAACATTAAAGCTGAACCTTCGCGAATCTGTCCATAGATGATTTCTACATTTGCCATTTCACCTGCATTCCCCCTGACCGTTACGCGCTGATGTTCCTGAAAACCTGCGCGATCGCCATCGGCTTTACTCATTAAAATGCAGTTGCGGTGAGGCATACCGCGATAGTAGTCACCATCCTTATACACAACCGTATTATGCTGCGAATAGCTGCGCCCTGTGCCAAGAATGAGTGCGATCGCTTTTGTATATTCAGGTAGATTAAAACTGGCAAGCGTTGGTATTTCTAGCTTGGGTAAAGGCGTGACAAACATCTTGGCTTTGCCCGATCGCGTCGGGAAGTTGGGCGTATGGAAGATGCGATTAGCGATCGTAAATTCTTGATTGGTATCGTCGATTTCGCCGATTTTGGCATAGTCGGGAATGGTTTTAGCAATGAGTTGGCGGATATATTTGGGATCTTGTAGCGATCGCCAATTAATGACATCGTGACCATGCAGGCGATCGGCAAGTTCGGAGAGAAACTCTACTTCAGAAATTAAATCTGTACCTTCGCGTTGATGGAGATGCGATGTCCCTTCATCATTGAGACGTACAAAGTTATTGCCAGACTCGGTTGTAGTTTTATGAGGATTCTCAAAGCGGGCAAATACAGGCAGGATTAAAGTATTCTCTTTTGCGAGTCCATAAAAATGTCCGAGATTGGGCTTGGTGGAAATATAAATAATCGTTTCGATATTACCGAGAGCGCGTTTAGCTTGGGTGAGATCAGGATTTGCCGCATAGATATTGCCACCCAGACAGAGCAAAGTATCAATTTCATGGCGATCGCTTGCCTCGATCAGAGCACGAGTGTCATAGCCCTGTACCCGACTCAGCGATCGCTGCAATAATTGCTCTAAAGCCTGCATGATCTCTTCCTTGAGGCGAATTGTCACCCCCATCGAGCCAAAACCCTGCACATTAGAATGTCCGCGAATTGGCATCGTTCCTGCGCCTTCTTTACCTGCATTTCCTGTTAATAACGCGGTATTAGCAATACTAAAAATATTGTCTACTGCATTAGAATGCTGCGTGATGCCCATCGCCCAAGCAAAGACCACCCGTTGCGAAGTGCCAATCATCTCGGCGGCAATTTCCAACTCTTCGCGAGAGACTCCACAGGTATTGAGAATATCTGCCCAATCTAGCGATCGCAACTGCTCAATGACTGCTTCCCAACCTTCTGTATGCTGCTGAAGGAATTCATAATTAATCCAATTATTCTCCAGCAAAGATTTTTGAATACCTAGCAAAACCGCAGTATCACTACCTGAAATCGGCTGAATGTAATGGGAAGATATTTCTGAACCTTTGAGAAAGGATTTGATGGGATAGGCTGGTGAAGCGAATTTGACCAAACCCACTTCAATCAAGGGATTAATCACAATGACTTTTCCTCCGCGATCGCGTAGTTTAATTAGTTCATTCATCAAGCGCGGATGGTTAGCAGGTGCATTAGAACCAATCAAGACGATGCAATCGCTCTGTTTCAAATCCGCAAGGCTGACCATTGAGGTTCCAGAACCAAATACTCGCTTCAATCCTACCGTTGAAGCTGAATGACAGAGATCGGAGCAGTCCGCAAGATTATTAGAACCAAGCGATCGCATGAGCAATTGCAAAAGGTACGCTGCCTCATTAGATGAACGCCCTGAACTGTAGGATCCGAGACGCTCTGGTGCTTTTTGAAAGGCTTTGGTGACGATTGCATAGACCTCATCCCATGTGATCCGTTCGTAGCGATCGCTATTAGCACGTTTAATTACTGGAAAGCTCAACCGCCCCAAGCTATCGGCTTGCATCGAATTTAATTTTTGCAGTTCAGGAATAGAATATTGCTCAAAGAAATGTTGCGGAATCGGTTCCATTAACTCTGAGGCGATCGCTTCCACACTCTTGGCACAGCGCTGCAAATTTTCCTCATCCTCATTCTGAAATCCTCCCTTTTGTCCACCTGTTCCCCATGCACAGGATAGACAGGCACTCTTATGCAGCAACGTTTTCCAGAGCATTCCTCCTTTGACATCTAAGGTCTTTTCTGCCCAGTAGCTAATGACTTGCCATCCTCCACCCATCACAGGTTTACTAGTGTCTAGAGTAGGGGGCTCTGTCTCAGCGTTAAAAGGATTAGTCATAGATTTGGATGAGTTCTACTACAAAAACTATATAGGAACACAATGCTCATTTGGTTAGTCTACATCTGTGGAGCAAAAATTATGTAAATTGCTATTACAATTTCACAAAATCCCGTAGATAAAATATTTTTGCGCTAAATTACTACCAGCTCAATCTTGAAATTTATCCAAAATCTATATGCCATTTTTCTCAGTTCTTCTTGCCTTACTGAGCGATCGCGATCAGTTCATCAAAGAAATTTATGATGACGTTAAAATTAACACCAAAATAGTTGGCTTATTAATATGTAGTTCTATATTTTTAGCGATTTATGGTGGTTTAATTGGGGCGATTAGCTCTTGGATGCAGATCATCTCTTCCGCCGCAAAGCTACCATTTCTATTTTTAATTACCTTAGCAATTTGTTTACCAGCACTCTATTTCTTTAATGTTTATTTTGGCTCAAAAACTACTCTAAGCCAATATGCAGCAATTTTGCTTTGTGCGGTCACAATTACTAGTACATTACTATTTGGTTTTGCTCCAGTTACTTTGTTTTTCTTAATTACAGCCGATAATTATTCGTTTTTCCTGCTATTAAATGTCGCCATATTTACTCTGACAGGCGTTATTGGGGTTTACTTTCTCTATCAGGTTTTACTACCAAAAACTGAAACTATTATTGCCGACAAAGATTTGGCAATTGACGATACAGCCATTGATAAGAACCGCAAAATCCGCATCTCTATTCTTAAGTTCTGGCTAGGACTCTATGCTTTTGTTGGTAGTCAGATGGCTTGGACATTGAGACCATTTTTCGGTTCCTTTGGCTCTAAATTTGATATTTTTCGTCCCCGCGAAGGCAATTTTTATCTGGCTGTATGGAATGCGCTTAAGAGCTTATTTTTTACATAAATCTGAGACTACCTAACAACTATGCAAACAGATATTAGGAATTTGCAGATTACGGAACAGGATCTAGAGAGGGTTACAGGTAGAGAAATCACTCGTTTATTTATAGGTAGCGTATATCGAATTTCTCTATTAAATAATCCTAAATATTTAGTTCCTTTTTTGACAAGTGAGGCGATCGCTTTATTTTTGATTGCGATCTTTAGTCTGCCAATTAGCATTCTCCTATTTCAATCTCTTGGCAAGTCCATCGATACTCGGCAAGAGCAGATTGGGTTTGCTATTTTTGTGTTTCTGCTTATGTTAATTCTGTTTGCAGGTTGGAATTTTGTTGCTTGGATTCGTGCAAAAAAGATGTCTTGTTTGTCCCATCTGTTAGATGAGGTCGATAAATATAATCAGGTGATTGCGGCGGTAGATCTGTGCGATCGCCTGAAGTCTGTCGGCAATCAATCAGCAAATCTTAATCATCGTGAGGATATATTACAAGCGCTGGAGTTAACTAGAGATAGTCTCATTTGTGGTCTGACTACAGAAAAAATCCTACGAGAGCATCGTCGTTTTCTCAGTGGTCATCGTGAGCTTTTTCATAATATCGAGCAGAACCTCATCGCGTTAAAGTCCTTAGATGTGCAAAATCAGGCTGACCAATATAGTTCTCTACTCAATGATGCGCTAGTGATTGGGATGAATGTGCAAACGGAAATGCTGAAGTTGCAGACAAGGGAAGTTGTATAGATATGGCGATCGCTTGATTATGAAAGTTGGCGATCGCCTAAACAAGTATCAGTAATTTAGCGGTTTAAAACTTCAGTGTCTTAAACTACTGCAAACTCTGTAAAATGCCGTAAAAAGTTTTAACTTCCACTGCGATTTTATTTTTGTCTTTCTCTGTTGCAAAAACTTCAAGAAATAGAAAGTTTAGATCTCCGACTTTTTCTTCACTATTAGAAGCAACTTTCAAAATCACCCCAAAAGTCGGAGATCTTGGCTTGAGGGTGAAGATTTATAATCTATATATGCTGTTTCTTTCCACAAAGCTATATGCAAGAGAATTACTACCATGTTTATAATCGAGGGAACAACTACCAAGCAATATTTTTTGAAAGAGAAAATTATTTACATTTCTTGAGGTTAATTCGTCAATATTTAGTTTCTCAGAAAATTGTGATTTTAGCCTAC includes the following:
- a CDS encoding FdhF/YdeP family oxidoreductase — its product is MTNPFNAETEPPTLDTSKPVMGGGWQVISYWAEKTLDVKGGMLWKTLLHKSACLSCAWGTGGQKGGFQNEDEENLQRCAKSVEAIASELMEPIPQHFFEQYSIPELQKLNSMQADSLGRLSFPVIKRANSDRYERITWDEVYAIVTKAFQKAPERLGSYSSGRSSNEAAYLLQLLMRSLGSNNLADCSDLCHSASTVGLKRVFGSGTSMVSLADLKQSDCIVLIGSNAPANHPRLMNELIKLRDRGGKVIVINPLIEVGLVKFASPAYPIKSFLKGSEISSHYIQPISGSDTAVLLGIQKSLLENNWINYEFLQQHTEGWEAVIEQLRSLDWADILNTCGVSREELEIAAEMIGTSQRVVFAWAMGITQHSNAVDNIFSIANTALLTGNAGKEGAGTMPIRGHSNVQGFGSMGVTIRLKEEIMQALEQLLQRSLSRVQGYDTRALIEASDRHEIDTLLCLGGNIYAANPDLTQAKRALGNIETIIYISTKPNLGHFYGLAKENTLILPVFARFENPHKTTTESGNNFVRLNDEGTSHLHQREGTDLISEVEFLSELADRLHGHDVINWRSLQDPKYIRQLIAKTIPDYAKIGEIDDTNQEFTIANRIFHTPNFPTRSGKAKMFVTPLPKLEIPTLASFNLPEYTKAIALILGTGRSYSQHNTVVYKDGDYYRGMPHRNCILMSKADGDRAGFQEHQRVTVRGNAGEMANVEIIYGQIREGSALMFYPEVNAIFSAPIDEHCGTPAFKRVPIAVYI
- a CDS encoding actin-binding WH2 domain-containing protein, which codes for MPFFSVLLALLSDRDQFIKEIYDDVKINTKIVGLLICSSIFLAIYGGLIGAISSWMQIISSAAKLPFLFLITLAICLPALYFFNVYFGSKTTLSQYAAILLCAVTITSTLLFGFAPVTLFFLITADNYSFFLLLNVAIFTLTGVIGVYFLYQVLLPKTETIIADKDLAIDDTAIDKNRKIRISILKFWLGLYAFVGSQMAWTLRPFFGSFGSKFDIFRPREGNFYLAVWNALKSLFFT